AAAATTAATCCGGTTTCTTCAGCAAGAGGTATAAATTTTTCGGGAGGTATCAAACCTAGCTGTAAGTGTCGCCAACGTAACAAAGCCTCAATTTTCGTAATTTCCCCAGTAGTGCTATTTACTTGTGGCTGGTAATAAATTTCAAATTCTTGCCGTTCTAAGGCATAGTGTAAGCTGTTTTCTAAGATTAATAATTCAGAAGAGTCAGAATTAATTGCTGAGTGGTAAAACTGATAGTTATTACGTCCTTGAGACTTGACAATATATATTGCCGCATCAGCATGTTTAATTAGGGTTTCGGCATCTTGCCCGTGTAGGGGATAGAGAGCAATACCAATACTAGGACTAATATGTAATTGATAATTTTCTATATTAAATACTGGTTTGAAAGCCGCTAATATACGCTCTTGAATCTGGGTAACTTCTTTAGTATCTTTAATGTCCGGTAACAGCAAAGTAAACTCATCACCGCCCCAGCGAGCAATGGTGTCGCCATCTCGTAGACATTGTCTGAGACGTTGAGCGACACTCTGCAATAGTTTATCTCCAATCGCATGACTTAATGTGTCATTAATGGTTTTGAAGCGATCTAGATCCAAAAAACATACCGCTAGTTTACTACCACTTTTTTGTGCCCGTGCTAATGCCTGAGAAAGTCGCTCATTGAATAGCACTCGATTTGGTAAATTGGTTAATAGGTCGTGCAAAGCTTGATGACAGATTTTAGCTTCTGCTAATTTGTGAGCAGTGACATCCCGAAAGCTCCACACTCTACCAACAATGTTGCCGCCAATACTTTGCGGTTGAGAATAACGCTCGAATACTCTTCCATCTTTAAATGCGATCGCATCATAAATTTGTAGGTCTGGGTTCAAATGTAATTCTCTAATAGTCGTAAGATACTGTCTTGGCGCTTCTAGCTGTTTCATCGCCAATCTCAGCGCTGTTCTGTAATTTCCTGATGCTATCAGCTGCTCAGGAATACGCCACATCTGAAGAAACTTTTGATTAAAACCTGCAATGTTACCTTGGCTATCTACTACTAAAATGCCATCGGCTGTTGATTCTAAAGTTGCACATTGCAAAGATAAAGATTTTTCTAGTTCTGTTTGTATCCGCTTGCGTTCGGCAATTTCTCGATGCAATTCAGCAGTGCGTTCTTGCACTAAATTTTCTAAGTTGGCAGCACAATCTTGAGTTTGTGATATTACTGTTTGTAAAGCCTTGTCTACTAATAAATGCTCGTGAGCTAGTGAAAGCATACCTGCTACTGCTTGCAAAAATGCTATTTCTTTTGCGTCCCAATTTTGCGTTGCTACACAGCTATCAAGCCGAATAAATCCTACGAAATTGCCTTTAGCAATGATTGGTAAAAATAAAAGCGTGTGAATGCCTTCTAACCCTAAAATTTGGCGTTGTATTTCGCTAAATTCTGCTACTTTCTCAAAAAAAATCTCACCGCGTACTAATAGACTGAGCCAATGCGGCAGAAATTTTGTATAGGATAGATTTTGCCAAGGATGGTTGTCAATTTTTGTCGATATATCTTGAAAATACCATTCAGCTTGCAGGCTCATAATTAAGCCGCCGTTATCAGCCAAATTATTTTCAAATGCATATATATGACTAACTTTACAAGTTTTTCCTAGGATTTGCAGAATTTCTTGATAGGATTTGAAACGGCGATCGAAACTTAGTAGAGAGCGTTCTATTGCCACAATAGCTTCTAAGTAGCCAGTGGTGCAATTGTAAGTGGCTTCATTACATTCATGCGTTTCCTTTTGATTAAATACTTTTACTTGGCTATGAGCGATCGAGAACTTATTTTTATTATCTTTACGCGATATAATTTGATTTTTATCTAGTGTATACAAACTTTTATTTTGATTTTTTTGTGTATTTATAAATTTAGAGAATAAGGAGTTTGCTAGATATAAAAAAATATTTTTTGCTCTTAACCAGGTGAATGAATTAACTATCCTGAGGATTAGGAAAGTTTCAAATATTGTAAATATCGTACTTTTGAGTACCGTGAATATTCTTGAGTTGTGCATCTTGATAACCTGGTTAATATATAGCTAATAGCCACTTTTTCTAAGTATTTTAAGTAATTTTGCTCTTTATACTGGCTTTTTTTATATTTTTTTGAGATTGAGTTAAAATTTTGGTAACTACCAATTTTTTCAGTATGTTAGTCATAATTTCCTGACTTTGGAGATATTCTGTATTTTTAGACTCAGCTTATATAGATTATTTGGTGTTTAGACATCTCATAATTGTCTCAAGACAGACGATCAAATATTGATAGCTAATTAGATAACAGCAGACATGAAAAATCAAATATTTTCTTTCT
The genomic region above belongs to Calothrix sp. NIES-2098 and contains:
- a CDS encoding diguanylate cyclase/phosphodiesterase, which gives rise to MHNSRIFTVLKSTIFTIFETFLILRIVNSFTWLRAKNIFLYLANSLFSKFINTQKNQNKSLYTLDKNQIISRKDNKNKFSIAHSQVKVFNQKETHECNEATYNCTTGYLEAIVAIERSLLSFDRRFKSYQEILQILGKTCKVSHIYAFENNLADNGGLIMSLQAEWYFQDISTKIDNHPWQNLSYTKFLPHWLSLLVRGEIFFEKVAEFSEIQRQILGLEGIHTLLFLPIIAKGNFVGFIRLDSCVATQNWDAKEIAFLQAVAGMLSLAHEHLLVDKALQTVISQTQDCAANLENLVQERTAELHREIAERKRIQTELEKSLSLQCATLESTADGILVVDSQGNIAGFNQKFLQMWRIPEQLIASGNYRTALRLAMKQLEAPRQYLTTIRELHLNPDLQIYDAIAFKDGRVFERYSQPQSIGGNIVGRVWSFRDVTAHKLAEAKICHQALHDLLTNLPNRVLFNERLSQALARAQKSGSKLAVCFLDLDRFKTINDTLSHAIGDKLLQSVAQRLRQCLRDGDTIARWGGDEFTLLLPDIKDTKEVTQIQERILAAFKPVFNIENYQLHISPSIGIALYPLHGQDAETLIKHADAAIYIVKSQGRNNYQFYHSAINSDSSELLILENSLHYALERQEFEIYYQPQVNSTTGEITKIEALLRWRHLQLGLIPPEKFIPLAEETGLILSIGEWVLQTACTQNKFWQDTLGLPRLSVAVNLSARQFQQPNLVNIVKQVLSTTQLNPQCLELEITESIAMKNVEFTQKVLSELYELGVSISIDDFGTGYCSLSYLKNFPIHCLKIDRSFVRDLSEDRYDAAITTAIIALAHGLKLAVVAEGVETEEQRNLLQVLDCELMQGYLFSRPLSTEDTTILLGQSKSCRVNTSFLFA